The Thunnus maccoyii chromosome 12, fThuMac1.1, whole genome shotgun sequence genomic interval GAGAAACCTGAATTTTCAAATATGGACACCGTTGTCTCTATGATCCAGCGTCATgcagttttgttatttgttagtTTCTATGTACTAAACTTTGCTGTCGGGCAAAACCTAAGTCAGTCACAAGACCAAGAAGAACAGGGAGTGTGTTGTTGTAGTAATATGGCAGCTGTGAGAAACAGCTGACTATGCAGTTTGCCTGACTATAGAGACAATACATTCACATCCATTTTATGTCACTTCAACCTCCATCAGTCAGAATAATGACAAGTTTTAGtcacattttgttcttttgctCACAGTTTTAGTGACTAAACAGTAGAAACACATAGTAGAACTGTTACGTTAAATATATCAAGGTTCTGCACTTGTTGTTATTATAGATCCTTGACTGCACATGAATGACACTGCACATAAATGCAGCCAGCTTGAGAAGAAATGCTTCAGTGCAGCCTCTTCTTTGCAGAAACAACAGCTGCACTCCCCTCACACCCTTCAGAGGTCAATGGGTGAAACTGAGGTGTTAATTATATTAATGAGCTTGGTTTCTCTTCCATTTCAGATTTTGGTGACCTAAAGCAAATGAGACTTACAGCTACACCTTTAAGTGGCCACTGGTCAAGTTTTAGCCATACTCTTAATTTCAAAAAATCTAAATTGCATGACATACGCACACCAGATGCTGTTTTCCCTCCAGAATTAACTTTGTGACAAACTGTCTTTGATCTAACTTACAGTAAACCTCCTCATTAGTATAGGCAAATGTTTTTGACTAAATAAAACTCTTTAGTTTTTCCAATGAAAATGTacctttttcatgtttttagttTGAATTTTGTGCAATAAtcacaattttaataatttaatttctagGATTTTCATGCCTGCACTTCATTGAAGGACCACCATGTGCTAAACTGtcaaacaacatgtaaacagatgatgatgatccccccccccccctctctctctctctctctctctctctctctgtcctgcatGGATTCCTTTCATTTAATCTAACGAACAGTTGATGGAGGCGTAAATTTTTAGGTGCTATCACGGCCTCACGCCCTTCATGCTCGGGGAACAGGTAAAACCAGAGGCACAGGAGAGCTCGTCATAGTGGCAAGGGTTGAACTGGAACCCAGCCTCTTGTGCCGCAAAAATGGAAGGGATGGGCAACACAAAATGTGACGTTAGGTTTTGTGAATGTATGAGCATGGCTGAATTTACTTTTAGTTAAATTACTCAATCTTATGGGAGTGGTACAACTGTTAAATCTCTGTCCTTACACTGGTAAGAATAATGAATGTCTGAAATTCTGAATATGAAAAAGTcaaaacagggttttttttggcGGGGTGGCATTTTAATAGACCGGTTTCCGAACTGATTCCATTAAAAGAAAGTGTGTCGAAGAAAGAAAATTTTACTCCCTTTTGACAATCACAAGTCAGTACTGACATGAATTTGTTCAGATTAGAAACCTGAACATTCAAATATGAACACTATCGTCTCCATCTCTAAGATGTCAACTCCAGATTATTCAAGACATTAGTGAGGGAGTAAAAGTAATGCaagttttatatgtttttgctCAGATAGTCTGTTAGCATGGAAATAATGATGCAAACTATTATACTTATACTTGTTAGAAAACTTTGCTAAACACACAAGGAATCCAGTTTCATATcattacaaaacaacacaaaagagTGATGGACCAGATTTCAACAATGTCAGTGTCACTGAAAAGTGAATTTATGAGCTTTGGTGACCATGTCACTTGTGTTAGGCAATCTTAACTGCTATTTCATAAACAATCACACTGAGAAATGCatgttcacattcatgtttaatgagtccattcattcatttcagcatCTCAAGCAGCCATGCTCGATCTCTCGCATCCAGAGGCATCTGCCCTgtcttatttttcaaaattggCTAATTGAGGACAGCTAGCATCTCGAGGATGCTGTCTATTCTCCAGTTATTCAGTATAGCAGGGAGCTATGGTCCACAGACAACGTCATGCTGTTTTGTTAGTTGTTAGTCTCAATGTAATAGATTTTGGTATTGGGCAAAACCTAAACTTAAGTCAGTATTAAACAGTCACAAGACCGAGAAGAACAGGGACtgtgttgtagtgtttagtaaTATGGCAGCTATGAGAAACAGCTGACCATGAAGTTTGCCTGACCATAGACACAATAACATCAATTCTCACATTCACATCCACTTTATGTCACTTCAACCTCCATCAGTCAGAATAATGACAAGTTTTGGTcatattttgttcttttgcacacagttttagtgaataaacagcagcaacacatgATAGAAGTGTAGATATATCGCTGTTCTATTACTGCCAATCACTTATAGATGCACTTGTTGTTATTTAACATCCTTGGCTGCACATGAatgatactgtatatagatGCGACCATCTTTGGAAGATATGCTTCATTGCAGCCTCCTCTCTGCAAAAACACACCCCTCACTCCCTTTAGAGGTCAGTGAGTGAAACTGGGATGTTAAATATGTTAACGAGCTCGGTTTCTCTGCCATATCAGATTATGGTGACATAAGGCAAGTCAGACAGAGAGCCACACCTAGAAGTGGTAATTTAGTGGCCACTGGTCAAGTTTTAGCCATTGTCTTAATTTCAAAAAGCAGTCATTTATTCTAACTTACattaaacctaaaaaaaaaaaaaaaaaaaaagcacaatgtCACCTTGCATCAGTGTAGGCACATTttttaactaaaataaaactgtctCTTCAGTATTTTTAACTTTTCCAATGAAAATTTTCCATGTCATGTACAAGAATCACCTCTTTCATGGTTTAATTTCTAGGATTTTCCTGCCTGCACTTCATCATGTGTCAAACCCCATgcagagagatgatgatgatcctccctctatctctctctatctctctcactctctctctctctctctcgtgcaTAGATTCCTTTCATACCAGTCAACCTTTCTTTCTACCATTCAGATGGTGGAGCAGTACATTTGCAACTGCTCTCCAGGCCTCACGCCCTTCATCACCGGTGCTCGGGGAACAGGTAAAACTGGACTGGAACCCAGCCTCTTGTGCAGCAAAACTGGAAGGGATGGGCGACACAAAATGTGACGTTAGGTTTGTGAAAGTATGAAATCTGATTTCACCTTTAGCAcatatcgtgtgtgtgtgtgtgtgtgtgtgtgtgtgtgtgtgtgtgtgtgtgtgtgtgtgtgtgtgtgtgtgtgtgtgtgtgtgtggttgaaaTAACTTTAAGTGAAATTATTAAATCTTTTGAGATTGGTAcaactgttaaaaatgtgttttgacacTGGAAAGACATTTTAgagattttcagtctttttatttcattttggtttcaTCTTTCACATGtggttatttttttatgcttgtACGCTGATTAATTGATATTCTTTGTATAACAATGGGGCCATTCACTCCTGGGTCTTGGTTTCTTCAACCGGGGCCTGCAGCTCTCTGACCCCATCCCCTTCATCACCATTGATGAAACCGTCCAATCACAAACAGGCTAAGTGAGGATATGAAGGTGGAGCTTAGCATTGAAACAGGGTGTGGTCGTGAAACTAGCAAGGTCTGTAGTAGTGGCCTGGGGTTTAAATTGAGTGATCCTAGTGCCAAAGTTATCATTGCTGGCcttttacttttactcatcTCTCATTTGCCTCCTCTCTCCCATCTCTCACTTGGGAGAGTTTCAGCTCTTcttggattttgtgtgtgtgtgaaaatatcTCGACATTACACATTGATCTCAGCCACAACCTAAGGAATAGCTTTGCATTTTTTCTGGTTTCCACCTGATCAGTCTGACCGATCTGTTGGATCCTCTGGATTGAGAGCTGCCTGCTCTGGCTGTGCAGCTGCTTTCCTCACAAACGGTGAGTGCTGTGCTCTGTGTGGTGAGTCACACTCAACACAACAGCTGATAATTTAACAGTTTCAGAGATGTTGCCATACTTGCTAAACTCAtatcatttgtgtgtgttgttgagtgtaatgtttattgaatgaaaggGCACATCTCTCTTGAATGCATTGTGGTTagacaggtgtgttttttttccagatacTCCTTTAGTTCGGTGGTAAAGTTAGCTTCTTCTGGATTAGGGGAGGGAAACATTAATCACTCTTAATCTTTAAACCTGTTCTTTGGgttgttttgtagttttatagCCTGGAAAATCATGATCACCTCATATTTTGGTAGCTCAGGTGGTTTGTTAGTCTAGCTATATGGGCCAGGTTCTTTGCCTCACCTGTTCGACTTGCTCTGTAAGTCAGCAAGAGagtatttcattgtttttagaCTGACAGCAGATTTCAGATGTTTCATAATCCCTCTTCAACATTGACATAAGGTGTCATTTTTAATACTGaagcagtgttttgtttttgactaataaaatacaataatgaaGCTCAGTTTGTACTAGAATCACCATGATTTTGATCTCACATTAGGCTTTGAAAGGAGGTCCTAATGTAGATTTcctcaacatgttttttttttttgttgtttttttaaaggttgtACCAAAGGGCACTCAGTGCTGTTTGATGAGCCGCTGCAGCTGTCTCCTGTTTATTCAGTCTGTGAGGAAGCAGGTGGACAGGTCGCTTTGTTGCTCACCTGCCCAGCCAGCCTCACTCCTGGCAGTTTCTGATTATTTGtctttacatattttttgttcaGGGGtttgtagaagaagaagaagaagaagaagaatcaaaCAGTCACCATGCTGCGAGAAGTTGTGTCAAACGTTTTAGAATTCTACAATTTTCTAGTATCAAGAACTGGTGAGTTTCATTTGTCTCCCTTACAGATTTATAATTAACACTTGATGTGTTTATCTCCAAGTAACCAGTGATCTATAGCAAATAAACTGatgtgtggagaaaaaaattTGATTGAAAATGACACCACTAATCTGCTCAAAACTGTGGATAAACTGAATTTAAAGTGTATGTTACAGTGATGACAgagatgaatgtgtgttttccagatGCCAGAGTCAAAGACTACCCACTGATGCAGAGTCCACTACAGATGACCGCCATCCTGTTGGGCTATGTCTTCTTCTCAGTGTATGCTGGACCTCGCCTGATGGCTAACCGCAAGCCCTTCCGTCTAAACTCAGCCATGATCATCTACAACCTGAGCATGGTTTTATTGAACGCCTACATAGTGTATGAGGTAAGAAAAATGATGACTCGGATCCCTCAAGAGATTTAGCAGTCGTGCTTCTCTACttttcataaaccaaagtgcTTGTGATGAAAATAACCGCCTCCTGCTGATGTCTTTTGGCACCTAGTTCATGATGTCTGGATGGGCTACTACCTATACATGGAGATGTGACCTTATTGACCTCTCGAGCAGCCCGCAGGCGCTTAGGGTAAGGCAGTAAATTACTCAGCATTTGTCAAGTCATCATTttgctcagagagagagagcactttTAAGAATTTAGTCATCCTGATGAAGCCTGAGAAGCATTTTTAGAGTACTTATGTTTACTTTTTCATCAGGAAATTAAAGATTAGTGTCCTCACCTCCTGACAACAGAACCACTGATATTTCACGGTTAAATAtctgacattttcttcttttccttccccCAGATGGTTCGAGTGGcttggttgttttatttttcaaaatacatCGAACTCCTCGACACAGTAAGgacattttcatcttttccgGTGGCTTTTTCATTGTTTGACCTTTTTCGTGACATATCTTGTGTGTTATATTAACTTCTTTTCAGGTATTCTTTGTgctgagaaagaaacaaaaccagATCACATTTCTCCATGTATTCCATCACTCCTTCATGCCCTGGTCGTGGTGGTGGGGTGTCACCCTGACTCCTGGTGAGGTTTACTCTGCATAATATCCATGTAAAATACTtaatacattacatacatactTTAAGCATAAACAAAGTATTTTAGCTCCAGACGTGACTTGAAATCTTCAAAATTTATAGGTGATTCTTGACAGTCATTGCACCACTTCACATCCAAAAAAACTTAACAATAACTGTGGAGATTACTGTGCAGTTGTGTTTAAATGTCTtatgaaatatataatttcttcttttttttctctcaagctGGAGGAATGGGCTCCTTCCATGCCATGGTGAATTCAACAGTCCACGTTATCATGTACTCTTACTACGGACTCTCTGCTGCAGGACCTCGCTTCCAGAAATACCTCTGGTGGAAGAAGTACATGACCGCCATCCAACTTGTATGTCCCCCTTTTTTACTACAGTTTTGAACCATTTGATATTTGTGCCGCCTTCATAAAAAACTATTTTCCCCGTTGTTTTACAGACGCAGTTTGTTCTAGTCTCTATTCACATCAGCCAGTACTACTTCATGGAAAAGTGTGACTACCAGGTTCCCATATGGATCCACCTCATCTGGATGTATGGTTGCTTCTTCTTCgtcctcttttccaacttttgGGTGCAGGCTTACATAAAGGGCAGACGGCTCCCTGCTGCAGTAGACAAGCCAAAACAGAATGGTTCAAGCAGCGAACCTATAACTGTGGTGGCCAACGGCAAACACCTGGAGAATGGAAACACGCACCACCACACTAATGGAAAAATCCTCCTGGGAAAAGTCAAGGAAATCTAACTCTGTGACTCTAAAAATGACAAGCAGGCATAAGAGGAGGCCACCTTGAATATGTTGGTCATCATATCCTGTAGCATATTGGAATGACTCAGATTTCACTATTCTACCCCTAAACTATCCGAGTCTCGTCTCAACTATAAGTCTCgtctttttttgaaaatatatgCACACTTCGTGGGATATAAATGGCATTTTTGTTATTTGCCAGTGATCTCTTCATGCCACATTGTGTTTGTTAGTTGTCAAAACTACTAACTGTGACACACACTGTATGAAGATTGGTGCTAATTTAGTCACTTATAGTATTCTTCAACTCAGGCTTCACCCACATGTTTAAACCGACACTGCTGTTTGACAGGCATGACCCTTGTTGCTTGGAAGTATCACACAGTTTCCACTGAAGAATAGCACATGTAAATAACTGCAAAGTTTATGCCAAAAAAAGAGTTTTCAttgtaaatgtcaaatatttagtttttttctgcttttatttatcttttgaaataaaacaaattttagATAAAGGTCTCTGTCATTTGGAAAGTAGTTATAGTGTGCACTTTGTAAGAAAT includes:
- the elovl1a gene encoding elongation of very long chain fatty acids protein 1a — encoded protein: MLREVVSNVLEFYNFLVSRTDARVKDYPLMQSPLQMTAILLGYVFFSVYAGPRLMANRKPFRLNSAMIIYNLSMVLLNAYIVYEFMMSGWATTYTWRCDLIDLSSSPQALRMVRVAWLFYFSKYIELLDTVFFVLRKKQNQITFLHVFHHSFMPWSWWWGVTLTPAGGMGSFHAMVNSTVHVIMYSYYGLSAAGPRFQKYLWWKKYMTAIQLTQFVLVSIHISQYYFMEKCDYQVPIWIHLIWMYGCFFFVLFSNFWVQAYIKGRRLPAAVDKPKQNGSSSEPITVVANGKHLENGNTHHHTNGKILLGKVKEI